TAGTCCTGTACATGAATAGCCCCCAAAATATTCTGCCTAAGCCGCAAGACTTTGCGCTGGACGCCTGGCCGCTCAACACCAACTCGCGCCTGCTGATGGCCGCGTTTGGGCAGCGTGGCGGCAGCTCTCGCCTCGCCTTTCAAAGTCGTGTGATTCCGCGCTGCGAAGTCGCCACGATGGACGACCCACTGGCTGGACTGACCTGCGACCCGGAGGCTTCACACTGAGGCTGACTGAGTTTTTCAGCGCAGGTTCGTGGACCGAAAGCTCAGGGCAGTTCACGGCGCGCTTTCAGGACGGTTGTTTTCGGGTCATAGGTTATGACCGCACAACCCAGGCCCGGAACAGCGGCCTGTACGACGCACTCAGCGTCAACTTTCTGGCAGGCCAGCAGAAGGTAACGACGGGGAGCTGGGCAGCCGACACGAACGCGCCCCGCCAGGAACGCTGGTCGGCCTACCCAGGGGCGCAGCGCGTGTGCATTCAGGAAGTGGAAGATGGCCTGCGCTTTCTACGGGATTGAGAGGCGGACCTCGAAGCTCTGCAGAGGAAAGCCTTTATCAGGAGTCAGCAGCCTTGTCTGGCATAGAGGAGGCGGCCGCGCCTGACACTGTTAGCCAAGTCTCTACCCTGGGGCGACCAGCAACTCACGCCGGTTCTGGTCACTCATTTCATTCAGAGCTTGAGAGCTTCTCCCTCTCTGGATTGCGTAAAGCGCGCCGCCCCACCCAACCTCTGCTCTACCCGGCGCGCACCGTGCGCTGCTCAATGCGTTTTTCGGGCGTGGCATTCAGGACCACGCGCTGCACAAAAATGCCGGGGGTATCCACTTCATCGGGATCCAGGGCGCCGACCTCGACCAATTCCTCGACCTCGGCCACCGTCACCCGGCCGCAGGTGGCGGCCACCGGGTTAAAGTTGCGTGCCGTCTTGCGGTACACGAGATTGCCCGCCCGGTCAGCCTTCCAGGCCTTGACCAGAGCGACATCCGCCACGATGCCGCGTTCCAGAATGTAGGTCTGGCCGTCAAAGTCCTTGTGCTCTTTACCTTCGGCCACCACCGTACCCACGCCCGTCTTGGTGTAGAAGCCGGGAATCCCGGCGCCACCCGCGCGCATCCGCTCGGCCAGGGTGCCCTGAGGCGTGAATTCCAGTTCCAGTTCGCCGGCCAGATACTGCCGCTCGAATTCCTTGTTCTCGCCCACGTAACTGGAAATCATCTTGCGAATCTGGCGGGTTTCAAGCAGCAGGCCCAGGCCCCAGCCGTCTACGCCCGCGTTGTTGCTGACGGCCGTCAGGTCGCGCGCGCCGCTGTCGCGTAGCGCCAGAATCAGCTGCTCAGGAATGCCACACAGACCGAAGCCGCCCACGGCGACTGTCTGACCATCTGTCACGAGGTCGGCAAGCGCCGCCCTGGCGTCGGGATAGACCTTGTTCATGCTAGGCCCCAGTGTAAGCGACAAACCCTAACGGACGTTTGGTTGGTAGAGGCAGGAGGCACCGAGCCTAAAGAAGACTGTTCTCGGAGCTTGCGAGGCAGAGGCCAGCGGCGACTCTCCGAAGTCTGGCGCGTCGCCTACGAGCACGCGACTTTTCCCTCGGAGGTTTGAGAGAGCTCTGCGCAGACAGTCGTAGAGCCCTCAGTACTGGCCCAAGGTCTCTACACATGCCTGAGCTTGCGTACTGTGCAGCGCCGCTCTCTAAAAATAGAACCCAGAGCCACTTAGAGGTTGAGTCCTTAGCAACTCTGGGCAAGCAGAGCAAAGGGCTGCGACGAGAGAGCAGCCTTGGTAGGGGCGCCTTCCCATCATCTCTGCAACAGCACCCGCTGTTAGGCCCCACCAATTCAACGGTTGTGCAAACACACCGAGGCAGAGAGCTGAATCGCCTCTGCCTCGGGCCTGCCTCTTATTACCGGGGCTGGCTGCTCAGGACCATCACGTAGGCGGTGCCGCGTGATCCCTGCACCACCGCCGCGCCGACATTGGTGTAGCGCGCCTCGTTCATCCAGAAGCAGTGCACGGCAGAATTCAGCCACCAACGAATCGCACTTTCGGGGCTGACCCCGCCGCCCATGAAGATGATTTCGGTCACGCTGATCGCATTGACCCCAGTGCTGGCGGCCCGGACGCGCGGCGTGCTTCCCCCAGCCCCGGTGTGGCTGATGCGCCCGGTGCTGCTCATGTATCCGGCCTGCACGCGGGCGGCGGCGGCCAGTTCGGGCGTGTAGGTCAGGCGACCAGCCACCGGCCGCTTGCCGCTGCCCGGACAGCTGACCCCCTGGCCCCGCACGTCATTGAGACGCGCCACAAGCTGGCTCTCGGCACTGGACTGGGCCGCAGCGGGCAGTCCCAGCGACACGAGGGCCGCCAGAACGCCCAGCGTCCGCTGGGAGGTGCGTTTGGGCATTGTGAACGAATCTTAACCCAGCATTCTGGGGTCGCATGAGAAAAACTTCCCATGTATGAGAACGGGGCCGCCAGGCATTCACCTGGCGGCCCCAGTTAAAGCCTGTCTTACGCGGGCAGCAGGCCGCTGCGGCGCAGCAGGGCGTCGGCGTCTGGGTCACGGCCCATGAACTCGCGGTACAGCTCTGCCGGGTCAGCGCTGTTGCCCCGGCTCAACACGCTGTCCACAAAAGCGCGGCCCGTCTCGCGGTTAAAGATGCCCTCTTTGGCGAAGCGGCTGAAAGCGTCGGCGTCCAGCACCTCGGCCCACTTGTACGAGTAGTAGCCAGCGCCATAGCCGACCGGGCTACTGAACAGGTGACCGAAGGAGGCAATCATGGCGTAGTCCTCGGGCAGCGGCGCGTGCGAGAAACGGGCCATGATGTCACGGGCGTAAGGCACGGGGTCGGCGTCACTGTCGGGGTCAAACTCAACGTGCAGCGCCAGGTCCGTCAGACCAAACGAATACTGACGCATCGCAGCGGCGGCGGCGCGGTAGTTGCGTGCGGCGACCATTCGGCCAAACAGCTCTTCTGGAATCGGCTCGCCCGTTTCGTAATGGCGGGCAAACAGGTCCAGGGCCTCGCGCTCCATCACCCAGTTTTCCATAATCTGGCTGGGCAGCTCCACAAAATCCCAGGCCACATTCGTGCCGGCCAGCGACTTCACTGCCACACGGGAGAGCGCGTGGTGCAGCAGGTGACCGAACTCGTGAAACACTGTCTCGACCTCGCGGATAGACAGCAGGGCGGGCGTGTCACCACTGGGCGGCGTCATGTTGCCGCACATCAGTCCCAGGTGGGGGGCCACGCCATCTTCACGCGGGCCACCCGTGACAAAGGCGTTCATCCACGCACCCGCGCGCTTGCTGTCGCGTGGGAACCAGTCGGTGTAGAAGCTGGCCACATGGGTCCCGGCCTCATCGTGAATGTCGTAATAACGCACTTCGGGGTGCCAACCGGGCGCCTGGGCCTCCGTGACACTCACGCCAAACACGCGCCGGGTGATTTCAAAGAGGCCCGACAGCACCTGCTCCAGGGGGAAGTAAGGGCGCAGCTGCTCCTCGTCGAAGTTGTATTTGGCCTGCTGCTCCTTTTCGGACCAGTAGGCGGTGTCCCAGGCTTCCAGGGCCGGGGCGTCCTGACCCATCTGCTCGTGGTAGAAGGCGTTCAGGTCTGCTTTCTCCTGCTCAAAGGCGGGGCGGGTGCGGGCTTCCAGGTCCCGCTCAAAAGCCAGGGCGCGCTCGCCTGTCCCGGCCATGCGGTCTTGTAACACGTAGTCGGCAAAGTCGCGGAAACCCAGCAACTGGGCTTTCTCCCGGCGCAGCTTCAGAATCTCGCGGATCAGCGGACGGTTATCGCGGCCCGCCTGCACCCCCAGGGTGCCACTGGCCTGCCACAGCTCGCGGCGCAGCTCGCGGTCATCAGCGTAGGTCAGGACAGGCAGCAGGGTGGGCGCGTGTTGGGTCAGGCGGTGCTGGCCCTCTTTGCCCTTCTCGGCGGCGTCGCGGGCCGTGGCGTCCAGCACGCGCTGGGGCAGACCGCTCAGGCGCTCGGGGCCCACGTACAGCTCATAGGCGGCGGTGGCGTCCAGCACGTTCTTGCCGTACTCGCTGGTCACCTGGGCCAGGCGGGTGTTCAGCTCTCCCAGGCGCTCTCTGGCCTCGCCCTGCAACTCGGCGCCCTCGCGGCGAAACTCTTCAAGGGTCAGTTTCAGGTGGCGGGCCCGCACCGGGTCCAGCGTGCGGCCGGCCTCGGTCTGGGCAAAGGCCGCCAGCGCTGCGTACAGCCCTTCATGGAGGGTCAGGCTGGTGTAGAACTCGCTGACCTTGGGCAGAATCGCCATCTTGGCCGCGTGCCACTCGTCGCTGCTGACCACGCCGTCCAGGTGGCCCACGATGGTGCGCGCGGTGTCCAGTTGCTCGGTCAGGGTGTCCAGGTCCGCCATGAAACCGGCAAAGTCCCGCTCACCCGCGCGGGCCAGGTGGTCTAGCTTCTCGCGCGCCTGGGTCAGCAGGGCGTCCACGGCCAGCTCAGCATGGTCGGGGCGAATCTGGTCAAAGGGAATGCGGAAGCCGACGTTCAGCAGCGGATTGCTGCTCGCGTCGGTCGCAGCCGACATGGTTTGTGTCATCAGGGGCCAGTATAGGCGGGGGGTCCGGCCCAGTCGGTAGGCTTTATGGCGGAGCGTAGACGAGGAGCTGGAGGCGACAGGGGCTGGCCTGCGGCGCACCTTGAATCCGGCGTTGGTCTTCTCTCCGGCCCTCCAAGTCTGGCCGAGTGGACTCGTCAGCGACCGCTTTCCTGGGGGTCATGAGTCGTAGGTTCGAACAAGCGACCGGCTCAGGCACAGCAGAACTGACTGGACCAGGTTCCCTTCTGGTCTGGCGCCTTTTGCGGAGTGGCCTTACGCCACTTGGCGAGGTGACGGCCACCGGGCCAGCATGCTTTCCTCCTGTATGGCGAATGACCTGGCCGCCCTGCAGTTTCAGCCGCTTTCTGACGGGGCCTACGCCGCCTTCCGCACCGCCGCGCACCCAGACAGCCCGGTAACGCCTGATGACCTGGCGCGGCTGGCCGCTGGGCGTGAGGCCAGCGAACACCACACGCAGGAGGGGGCCTTTTTAGATGGAACCCTGGCGGGAGCCGTGACCACCGGCCGGCCACGACTGGACAATCACGACGGCTGGCTGGATGTGAGCGTGACCACCCCGTCTGGCCAGGGGCCACTGGCGAACACCCTCCTGAGGCACGGCCTCTCTACCGTAGCCAGCGCCGGCGCCCACACCGCCGTGACCCGCGTGCAGGAGGACTGGTGGGAGCGCGAGTTTCTCCTGGCGCGCGGCTGGGCCGAATTTGACCGCATGTGGCTCAGCACCCTGGACCTGCGCACGCTGGACTTTGCGGCCTTCGCCGCCGAAGAAGCCCGCGCGCTGTCGGGCGGCGTGACCATTCGACCCCTGAGCGACCTGGGGGGCTGGGACGCCGACCCAGAGCGCCACTACACCCTGATTCACGCGCTGCTCTCGGCGGTGCCCAGCACTCGGCCCATTCAGGTCTGGCCCTATGACCTGTGGCGCACGCGCATGGCGGCCCTCAACCTCGACCCGCGCGGCTTCATGGTGGCTCTGGCCTCGGACGGGCAGTGGATCGGGACGACGCAGCTGGCGCAGACCATTCCGGCGCGCCCCGGCACCCTGCACAACGGCCTGACAGGCGTGCTGGCTCCCTGGCGCGGGCGCGGCCTGGGGCTGGCCCTCAAACTGGCGGCGGCCCGCGCGGCCCTGGCACGCGGCTTTACCCACTCGCGCACCGGCAATCACGCCGTCAACCGCCCCATGCTGGCGATTAATGAGCGGCTGGGCTGCGTGCGGGAGGCGGCGGTAATAACGCTGACAAGGGCAGTGGGGAGTGGGCAGTTGTAAGTGGAAAAAGAGAAGCGGCGCCAACGCTTGGCCTATGAAGTGCCTTAACCTCCTATTGCCCACTCCCCACTCTCCACTGCCTGTTTTCCAGCAGCATCGCGTCCCCCAGCGAGTAGAAGCGGTAGCCCTGCTCTAGCGCTGCGCCGTAAGCCGCGCGAATGCGGTCCTCGCCGGCAAAGGCGGCCACCAGCAGCAGCAGGGTGCTGCCGGGGAGGTGCAGATTGGTCAGCAGCAGGTCTGGGACGTAAACGGGCGTGCCTGGGGTAATGAAGATGCGGGTGTCGCCCTCGCCCGCCGCCATCTCCTGACCGTTCCAGGCACTTTCCAGGGTGCGGACGGTGGTGGTGCCCACCGCCACCACGCGCCGGCCCTGGGCGCGGGCCGCATTGATGGCCTGGGCTGCCTCTGGGCTAACCGAGTAGCGTTCGGCGTGCATGACGTGGTCAGCCACCGACCCGCTAATGGGCTTGAAGGTGCCAGCCCCCACATGCAGCGTCACGAAGGTGCGCTCCACGCCCATCTCGTCCAGGCGGGCCAGCAACTCGGGCGTGAAGTGCAGCCCAGCAGTCGGGGCTGCCACACTCCCCGGTGTGCGGGCGTACACCGTCTGGTAGCGCTCGCGCCAGGTGTCGTCACTGTCCCCAGCCGCAATGTACGGGGGCAGTGGCAGGCGGCCAATCTCGTCCAGGTGGAGTTTGATGTCGTGGTCAAAGCGCAGCAGACGCGCGCCGTCCTCCAGCGTGCCCACCACCTCGGCGCGGTGCCCGCCTTCGGCGGCGCTGCCACCCAGCCACAGTTCGTGGCCGGCGCGGCGGGCAGGCTTCAGGTAGGCGCTCCAGAGGTTCGCCTCTTCCTCGCGCAGCAGCAGCACCTCCACCTGCCCGCCGCCAAACCCGGCGGCGTCCACCGGCTTGCGGGCCATCACGCGGGCGGGGATGACGCGGCTCTCGTTAAAGACCAGCAGGTCGTCGGGCCGCAGCAGGCTGGGCAGGTCGCGGAAGACGTGGTGGGTGACGGCGTCACGAACCACCATCAGGCGGCTGGCGTCGCGGGGCTGCGCGCCGGTCTGGGCAATGCGGTCTTCCGGCAACTCAAAGTGCAGGCGCGAGAGCACCTCGTCGGCAGACACCGGGCTTACTCCTCGGCTTTGGCGC
This genomic window from Deinococcus betulae contains:
- a CDS encoding CoA transferase subunit A; this translates as MNKVYPDARAALADLVTDGQTVAVGGFGLCGIPEQLILALRDSGARDLTAVSNNAGVDGWGLGLLLETRQIRKMISSYVGENKEFERQYLAGELELEFTPQGTLAERMRAGGAGIPGFYTKTGVGTVVAEGKEHKDFDGQTYILERGIVADVALVKAWKADRAGNLVYRKTARNFNPVAATCGRVTVAEVEELVEVGALDPDEVDTPGIFVQRVVLNATPEKRIEQRTVRAG
- a CDS encoding M3 family metallopeptidase; this encodes MTQTMSAATDASSNPLLNVGFRIPFDQIRPDHAELAVDALLTQAREKLDHLARAGERDFAGFMADLDTLTEQLDTARTIVGHLDGVVSSDEWHAAKMAILPKVSEFYTSLTLHEGLYAALAAFAQTEAGRTLDPVRARHLKLTLEEFRREGAELQGEARERLGELNTRLAQVTSEYGKNVLDATAAYELYVGPERLSGLPQRVLDATARDAAEKGKEGQHRLTQHAPTLLPVLTYADDRELRRELWQASGTLGVQAGRDNRPLIREILKLRREKAQLLGFRDFADYVLQDRMAGTGERALAFERDLEARTRPAFEQEKADLNAFYHEQMGQDAPALEAWDTAYWSEKEQQAKYNFDEEQLRPYFPLEQVLSGLFEITRRVFGVSVTEAQAPGWHPEVRYYDIHDEAGTHVASFYTDWFPRDSKRAGAWMNAFVTGGPREDGVAPHLGLMCGNMTPPSGDTPALLSIREVETVFHEFGHLLHHALSRVAVKSLAGTNVAWDFVELPSQIMENWVMEREALDLFARHYETGEPIPEELFGRMVAARNYRAAAAAMRQYSFGLTDLALHVEFDPDSDADPVPYARDIMARFSHAPLPEDYAMIASFGHLFSSPVGYGAGYYSYKWAEVLDADAFSRFAKEGIFNRETGRAFVDSVLSRGNSADPAELYREFMGRDPDADALLRRSGLLPA
- the queA gene encoding tRNA preQ1(34) S-adenosylmethionine ribosyltransferase-isomerase QueA → MSADEVLSRLHFELPEDRIAQTGAQPRDASRLMVVRDAVTHHVFRDLPSLLRPDDLLVFNESRVIPARVMARKPVDAAGFGGGQVEVLLLREEEANLWSAYLKPARRAGHELWLGGSAAEGGHRAEVVGTLEDGARLLRFDHDIKLHLDEIGRLPLPPYIAAGDSDDTWRERYQTVYARTPGSVAAPTAGLHFTPELLARLDEMGVERTFVTLHVGAGTFKPISGSVADHVMHAERYSVSPEAAQAINAARAQGRRVVAVGTTTVRTLESAWNGQEMAAGEGDTRIFITPGTPVYVPDLLLTNLHLPGSTLLLLVAAFAGEDRIRAAYGAALEQGYRFYSLGDAMLLENRQWRVGSGQ
- a CDS encoding CAP domain-containing protein, which codes for MPKRTSQRTLGVLAALVSLGLPAAAQSSAESQLVARLNDVRGQGVSCPGSGKRPVAGRLTYTPELAAAARVQAGYMSSTGRISHTGAGGSTPRVRAASTGVNAISVTEIIFMGGGVSPESAIRWWLNSAVHCFWMNEARYTNVGAAVVQGSRGTAYVMVLSSQPR
- a CDS encoding GNAT family N-acetyltransferase produces the protein MANDLAALQFQPLSDGAYAAFRTAAHPDSPVTPDDLARLAAGREASEHHTQEGAFLDGTLAGAVTTGRPRLDNHDGWLDVSVTTPSGQGPLANTLLRHGLSTVASAGAHTAVTRVQEDWWEREFLLARGWAEFDRMWLSTLDLRTLDFAAFAAEEARALSGGVTIRPLSDLGGWDADPERHYTLIHALLSAVPSTRPIQVWPYDLWRTRMAALNLDPRGFMVALASDGQWIGTTQLAQTIPARPGTLHNGLTGVLAPWRGRGLGLALKLAAARAALARGFTHSRTGNHAVNRPMLAINERLGCVREAAVITLTRAVGSGQL